The following DNA comes from Thunnus thynnus chromosome 3, fThuThy2.1, whole genome shotgun sequence.
GTTACCTCTGAGGGTGTAAAAATCAACACAATGTGTTTATGTAGGTCCACACCATCACTGCTAATCCACCAGCAGAGCCATAATCAGCTTTATGAGTAAGCAGACATCTCTCTAATTGCCACTGAAAAATCAACACTTCCTTGCACTAGGAAATTCGCTATATTCTATTTAAGTGTGTAAAAAAATCACTCATCTAAATGCTATTTTTCATGCTCAGAAATATGGCagagaaaggaaataaagtcTTAGAAGAACACATGATATAAACATCTTACCTGAGTGAAAGGTACCGCAGTGCATGTCTGTTTGGTGTCCTTCAGGTTGACTGGCAGGGACATGGTCATCTTGTCTCCTTTATCTATGGCTCTCTGCCACATCTGCAGGCCTTGTCTCTTCTTTAGTTCCATCTCAGTGGGGTTTTTAGGGTGCAGGTGGTGTAGTGGATTCACAGGGGCCTTGGAGGCCGGACCTGCACGCCCCTGAGACAGGAAGGCAGGGAAGGACAATCTGGAGCTGAGGGAGGGGGCTCTTCTGGGGGTCAATCCCCGTCTGAAGAGCCCCGACTGGGCTAAGGCGTGAGGGTCCAGCTGCACAACTTTGACTATTCCCTGCAAAGGTTCATCGGGTCCGCTGCCAGATGATTCAAATTCGATCCTCGACCCTCTCAGAATGTTGTCAAAAGTGTTGTGAGGAAACGTGAACGCTACAGTTGTCCAACTCGACAGAAAGACGAAGCTGATGAGGAGGGCCATACTCTGACAAAAAGGTGATACTTCTCTAAAATGATTGGAGAAATAGtacagaaatgttaaaagacAGACTAAAAACAGCCAAACAAATACAGCAAAAGTCAgtataaagaaacaaaattaaaaaaaaaatgtggtggTGTGGTCCAAGGTCCCAAATGGTAACCTTGCTGTCAGTGCTTTGACAGTGTGATGGAGGGAGTCTTTTATATAGACAGCTGCCAGTTCTCACCTGTGTTTTAATGCAAAGAAGGTGTCGCAATTCCCACACCAGACCAGACATCACACCAAGCTTAAAAATCCAGGTCGTGGATGGTTGCCAGACTGAAAGGATTTCAGTTTCAAGGTGAGTGTTAGAAACATGGTCATAAAACATCTGAAGAGGGATTTTGATCTCTGAGTTTCTGAATAATGGAACCTGTGGGTTGATTCAGTGGGTGTGCTTTAATTTAGAGTATTTTGGTTTTTTAGTGAAAATTTTAATGGATAATGGGTGAAAAGTTAAAGGGAAAatcaacataaagtgtctttgTTTAATTAGCTACACGTTTAACACATCTTTGCCTAAAAACATAAGTCCAAAATCTCCAAATGGTGTTGAGTTTGGTTGAGATCTGGTGGTTTTCAGCCTTTTCAACCAGTCTTTGAAACCATTCAGATTTGACTGTGTGAGTCACATTTATTATATCAGGATTAAACCCCCTTGAGTTTCTCATTTTTAAGGGGGTCTCAAAACATACACTGACAAAGACAAACTgatacaaaacacaacacataacacaacaatgcaaaagaaaaaatgagaaaattatgGATTTTTCTTGCATCCTGCATACAATATATTACAGATCATTCAAAATTTTCTGTACAAGCATCAAAAGTCAAGTACAATATGCAACATGCACATAAAGGAAATGAGTGTAattgaaataaacaacaaaccaaaacactgcaaactTAGTAgggaataaaaaataaaaaataagcttCAGGGAAACTGCTGTAGTTAAAAATGTTGTCTAGTCACCAATAAAACCTTCTTATTCAGCAGGTGTTCCAGTTTCCTCTGGCTGTAAAACAATGAGTTTATGTTCTCTGTGTTAACAGCCTCTCCCTTGACATCCCATCATTACACCATTAGACTTCAGTGTGTTCTGTCACCCGTGACCTGATCACACACGGGCTGTTGACGGGCCATCAGTTATAACAGAAAGGATGTTTGATTTTCTCATAGAGACCCGGATGTTAAGAGGCACTTTCTCCTTATTGCCTCCTCTCCATGTCTGTTTCCCAGAGCCACCGCTGAGCAGTGTGGTCCAGACAGGTGCAGGAATGGGAAAGTCCAGCGACTTAAGCTGTTTAATTCTCACCGACACTGACCTTGCACACACACCAGTTAGTGAGGTCTATATACCGATTTTATTGAACGATTGCAGTGTTAGTAATAATATAAGATGTGTGAGGATGTGTTCAGGATtattgacaataaataaatcccTTCTTTTATCTGCAGGATAAACTTTTTCCACAAGAGGGCACAGTTTACAAAGTTTTAACTCCTCTTCCAATCCACCTGCTCTCTCACTGTAAGTTCAACTCAGTTCAGTGTAGAAATTGTTTCGGCCTTTGACAATTATAATGACTATTACACTATTTTCAGAATGCAGAAACTCAGTTTAGAAACAAGGTTAGGTCAGGTTTATTGACTTTGTTTTACACAACTTCCTCCTTCTGTCGCTGATGGAGCCAAGAGATAAAGTCAATAAAACAAGATATAAGGAAGCATGGTGTTACAGTAAGTGCAGAAGAAATCTTCTCAGTATTGTGCTTGTAAGAAGTGTCCTGACTGACGGACTGAATCATCTGAAGGAAAAGATCAACAAAGGTGGAACTTTCAAAGGTCATCTGGTCCTGACTATGATTGTCACTCTTTAAGCAGTGCTCAAGGAATATTAAAGGGTTATAGCTGATTGATTTTGAAGTGAGACACATAGTGTACATATAGCAACAGTAACAGAGCATGTGGCAGGTATGAAACAAAATGCTgctaaaaaactgtaaaattcaGGTCATACATTTTGTCACATAGCAAGTAATTATCTAAGTAAACATACAAGCAAACAAAagataaattaattatattgtaAACATTCATTGTAAATAATGgtaaatacacaaaacacacgtTGGAGACGGCTCCACTTAAATAACATGTGTATATATCCAATTAACTATCATGAAAGCTTTGAATAGATGTAACCTGAAACCTGAATGAGGAAGCATATTTTTGTATGTCAATAGATAATAATGTACTAAATGCTCATATAAGTACATTATGGTGTGACACGAGACTGGCTGACATGTTACTGTATCCTGACTTCACTTCATGTACTCTTAAAGTTTTCCTTTTCAATAGCGCCTGCAGATGTATGCGCCTCCTACCTCAGAGTGAAAAGACACTCGGCATTGTCACGTGTTGCAATAAACTGCAGTTCCAACTGTTTTATGATGTAGGTAAGAGGGACATGTTTTCAGATTATGACGCCACTGAACGGGGTCATCAGGTATATATGGTACAGCATGTTATGGGAAAACCTGCTGATTCAGCGGCCAGACATGAGGACACATTAAACTTCACTAACTAGACCCACTAAAGATATTCACAGTACACTGTAATCAGTCCTGTCTAACGTAACCTCccctgtactgtatgtatcagCAACAGTTGACCTGTGGAAATGTACTTACACTGCATAAAGCACAGTGAAGGAACCACAAGGCTAGACCAGAACATTTACAGCTTTTCGTTTCACCATTAATAGCTGTTCACTGTTATTATTTATCACTGAGGTCTGACCCTATAAACCTTGCTAACTGTACTAATGGCCCGCAACACAATTGAGAAATAACTAAATCAATCTGTTTGTGATTGGAAGTGTTTATGTGAAAAACTG
Coding sequences within:
- the dand5 gene encoding DAN domain family member 5 — encoded protein: MALLISFVFLSSWTTVAFTFPHNTFDNILRGSRIEFESSGSGPDEPLQGIVKVVQLDPHALAQSGLFRRGLTPRRAPSLSSRLSFPAFLSQGRAGPASKAPVNPLHHLHPKNPTEMELKKRQGLQMWQRAIDKGDKMTMSLPVNLKDTKQTCTAVPFTQRVTADGCNTVTVHNKLCFGQCSSLFVPSEGEFSGPGAGVGSHRQAPCSRCAPSKAHIVAVPLRCGAEVREKSVMVVEECKCETGREEKNAETAASTHL